A genomic stretch from Kovacikia minuta CCNUW1 includes:
- a CDS encoding cytochrome b/b6 domain-containing protein encodes MAPTAAKQKAKLPSQAFLAKTFHWVNIISLVLMTSSGLQIYNANPVFGGREGWHFPKLLLLGGWLSGGRDWHFAVMWLYSLNLFAYGLYVLITRRYQHRFASSNDLKAARVSQNEKRKNYAWHRLVYTAIVPILLLAIASGLAMYKPAQLHWLAALFGNWQTLRTIHFITVPTVILFTLVHSLLALKVGSIRLIKSMFL; translated from the coding sequence ATGGCACCCACTGCGGCTAAACAAAAAGCAAAGTTACCCAGTCAGGCGTTTCTAGCCAAGACCTTTCACTGGGTCAATATTATCAGCCTGGTTTTAATGACCAGCAGTGGGTTGCAGATTTACAATGCAAATCCCGTCTTTGGTGGCAGGGAAGGTTGGCATTTCCCCAAGCTCCTGTTGCTGGGAGGGTGGCTGTCAGGTGGGCGAGATTGGCATTTCGCCGTTATGTGGCTCTATTCCCTGAATCTGTTTGCCTATGGATTGTATGTGTTGATCACACGCCGCTACCAGCATCGGTTCGCAAGTAGCAATGACTTGAAAGCAGCGCGAGTCAGCCAAAATGAAAAGCGCAAGAATTACGCATGGCATCGTCTCGTGTATACCGCGATCGTGCCCATTCTCCTGTTAGCGATCGCCAGTGGACTCGCCATGTATAAACCTGCCCAACTGCACTGGTTAGCGGCGCTGTTTGGCAATTGGCAGACACTCCGCACCATTCATTTTATTACCGTTCCTACGGTTATTCTTTTTACCCTGGTTCACTCTCTCCTGGCGCTCAAAGTTGGAAGTATTCGATTAATCAAATCCATGTTCCTGTAA